Proteins found in one Acidobacteriota bacterium genomic segment:
- a CDS encoding methyltransferase domain-containing protein, with product MDRLLEATSRAERDHFWFRGFRQFVTPLLKQAADDRPGLRLLDCGCGTGSNLRLLEGYGSAWGFDLTWSGLTIARSRGLDRVARASVAHVPFAAETFDIVTSFDVLYCLETAVEQAAVGEMWRVLKPGGSLVVNVAAMDILKGNHSVLSAELRRYSRSSLRALLEQAGFVVERLSYTNTALFPITLTVRLAQRLVGLAAEEDALGEISVPPAPVNAILSAALSAEARVQRVMSLPFGSSLLCLARKPV from the coding sequence GTGGATCGACTGCTCGAAGCGACGTCGCGCGCCGAACGCGACCATTTCTGGTTTCGTGGATTCCGGCAGTTCGTCACGCCACTGCTGAAGCAGGCGGCCGACGATCGGCCAGGGCTGAGGCTCCTCGACTGTGGATGCGGCACCGGCAGCAATCTCAGGCTCCTGGAGGGATACGGCAGCGCGTGGGGGTTTGATCTGACGTGGTCGGGTCTGACCATCGCGCGAAGCCGTGGTCTCGATCGCGTGGCGCGAGCCAGCGTCGCCCATGTGCCCTTCGCCGCGGAGACCTTTGACATCGTCACGTCGTTCGATGTGCTCTACTGCCTGGAGACCGCCGTCGAACAGGCCGCAGTGGGCGAGATGTGGCGCGTGCTCAAGCCGGGCGGTTCGCTCGTCGTCAACGTCGCGGCCATGGACATCCTGAAAGGGAACCACTCGGTCCTGTCGGCCGAACTGAGACGCTACAGTCGCTCGAGCCTGCGCGCACTGCTCGAGCAGGCTGGCTTCGTGGTTGAACGGTTGAGCTACACAAATACAGCGCTCTTTCCGATCACGTTGACTGTGCGGCTGGCGCAGCGCCTCGTAGGGTTGGCGGCCGAAGAAGACGCGCTTGGTGAAATCTCCGTTCCGCCGGCTCCCGTCAACGCGATCCTGAGCGCGGCGCTCAGCGCTGAGGCGCGGGTGCAGCGGGTGATGTCGTTACCGTTCGGGAGCTCGCTGCTATGCCTGGCCCGGAAGCCGGTTTGA